A DNA window from Hordeum vulgare subsp. vulgare chromosome 1H, MorexV3_pseudomolecules_assembly, whole genome shotgun sequence contains the following coding sequences:
- the LOC123451853 gene encoding phosphatidate cytidylyltransferase, mitochondrial isoform X1, producing MEAAAGRDLELAGPLRDLLPPVDFCCAYGSTLTHARPDGTSMVDYILGVADPLHWHSENMARNPTHYSSWMARRGPEAVTWLADRVGVGVYFNPFVEWGDKRIKYGVVGMKDLVMDVLTWDQFYLSGRLQKPVRVLVDDWDIRKVNTVNLKMATSASLLLLPEEFTEYDLYAKICSLSYMGDLRMLFAEDKDKVKKIVDGSFQPFQLMYRPLIREYISEGILKMSDYRQQKAFKQDCGVSATNELFSSLPCMIQRRLQGRFTSNSREIPTHIPTHTLVPSKEVAAASVRQALRRRVMVSSARQAACGLLASGGVVAARYLGKKMSKAWKSWAF from the exons ATGGAGGCGGCGGCCGGAAGGGACCTGGAGCTGGCCGGCCCGCTCCGCGACCTCCTCCCGCCGGTGGACTTCTGCTGCGCGTACGGCTCCACCCTCACCCACGCCCGCCCTGACGGCACCTCCATGGTCGACTACATCCTCGGCGTCGCCGACCCCCTCCACTGGCACTCCGAG AACATGGCGAGGAACCCCACGCATTACTCTAGCTGGATGGCGCGCCGTGGCCCCGAAGCT GTCACTTGGCTGGCTGATCGTGTCGGTGTCGGGGTGTACTTTAATCCGTTTGTCGAGTGGGGAGACAAG AGGATCAAGTATGGTGTGGTAGGGATGAAGGACCTGGTGATGGATGTCTTGACCTGGGACCAGTTCTACCTAAGTGGCCGACTGCAAAAACCT GTTCGTGTTCTTGTCGATGACTGGGATATAAGGAAAGTTAACACAGTCAATCTGAAAATGGCAACTTCAGCTTCTCTGCTTCTTTTGCCAGAAGAATTCACTGAG TATGACCTATACGCAAAAATTTGCAGCTTATCTTATATGGGTGACTTAAGGATGTTATTTGCAGAAGACAAAGATAAG GTCAAGAAGATTGTGGACGGTAGTTTCCAGCCATTTCAATTGATGTACAGACCCCTGATACGGGAGTATATTTCTGAAGGGATACTGAAGATGTCAGATTACAGACAACAAAAGGCTTTCAAGCag GACTGTGGTGTATCTGCAACGAACGAGCTGTTTTCTTCTCTCCCGTGTATGATCCAAAGGAGACTGCAAGGAAGATTCACATCAAATAGCAGAG AAATACCGACACACATACCGACCCACACGTTGGTTCCATCGAAAGAGGTGGCAGCGGCATCCGTTCGCCAGGCTCTGAGGCGCCGAGTAATGGTTTCGAGCGCACGCCAAGCAGCTTGTGGACTGCTCGCCTCTGGTGGCGTGGTCGCTGCGCGGTACCTGGGGAAGAAAATGTCCAAGGCCTGGAAGTCCTGGGCATTCTAA
- the LOC123451853 gene encoding phosphatidate cytidylyltransferase, mitochondrial isoform X3, translated as MARNPTHYSSWMARRGPEAVTWLADRVGVGVYFNPFVEWGDKRIKYGVVGMKDLVMDVLTWDQFYLSGRLQKPVRVLVDDWDIRKVNTVNLKMATSASLLLLPEEFTEYDLYAKICSLSYMGDLRMLFAEDKDKVKKIVDGSFQPFQLMYRPLIREYISEGILKMSDYRQQKAFKQDCGVSATNELFSSLPCMIQRRLQGRFTSNSREIPTHIPTHTLVPSKEVAAASVRQALRRRVMVSSARQAACGLLASGGVVAARYLGKKMSKAWKSWAF; from the exons ATGGCGAGGAACCCCACGCATTACTCTAGCTGGATGGCGCGCCGTGGCCCCGAAGCT GTCACTTGGCTGGCTGATCGTGTCGGTGTCGGGGTGTACTTTAATCCGTTTGTCGAGTGGGGAGACAAG AGGATCAAGTATGGTGTGGTAGGGATGAAGGACCTGGTGATGGATGTCTTGACCTGGGACCAGTTCTACCTAAGTGGCCGACTGCAAAAACCT GTTCGTGTTCTTGTCGATGACTGGGATATAAGGAAAGTTAACACAGTCAATCTGAAAATGGCAACTTCAGCTTCTCTGCTTCTTTTGCCAGAAGAATTCACTGAG TATGACCTATACGCAAAAATTTGCAGCTTATCTTATATGGGTGACTTAAGGATGTTATTTGCAGAAGACAAAGATAAG GTCAAGAAGATTGTGGACGGTAGTTTCCAGCCATTTCAATTGATGTACAGACCCCTGATACGGGAGTATATTTCTGAAGGGATACTGAAGATGTCAGATTACAGACAACAAAAGGCTTTCAAGCag GACTGTGGTGTATCTGCAACGAACGAGCTGTTTTCTTCTCTCCCGTGTATGATCCAAAGGAGACTGCAAGGAAGATTCACATCAAATAGCAGAG AAATACCGACACACATACCGACCCACACGTTGGTTCCATCGAAAGAGGTGGCAGCGGCATCCGTTCGCCAGGCTCTGAGGCGCCGAGTAATGGTTTCGAGCGCACGCCAAGCAGCTTGTGGACTGCTCGCCTCTGGTGGCGTGGTCGCTGCGCGGTACCTGGGGAAGAAAATGTCCAAGGCCTGGAAGTCCTGGGCATTCTAA
- the LOC123451853 gene encoding phosphatidate cytidylyltransferase, mitochondrial isoform X2 yields MEAAAGRDLELAGPLRDLLPPVDFCCAYGSTLTHARPDGTSMVDYILGVADPLHWHSENMARNPTHYSSWMARRGPEAVTWLADRVGVGVYFNPFVEWGDKRIKYGVVGMKDLVMDVLTWDQFYLSGRLQKPVRVLVDDWDIRKVNTVNLKMATSASLLLLPEEFTEYDLYAKICSLSYMGDLRMLFAEDKDKVKKIVDGSFQPFQLMYRPLIREYISEGILKMSDYRQQKAFKQDCGVNTFVIIKDIFAGLWCICNERAVFFSPVYDPKETARKIHIK; encoded by the exons ATGGAGGCGGCGGCCGGAAGGGACCTGGAGCTGGCCGGCCCGCTCCGCGACCTCCTCCCGCCGGTGGACTTCTGCTGCGCGTACGGCTCCACCCTCACCCACGCCCGCCCTGACGGCACCTCCATGGTCGACTACATCCTCGGCGTCGCCGACCCCCTCCACTGGCACTCCGAG AACATGGCGAGGAACCCCACGCATTACTCTAGCTGGATGGCGCGCCGTGGCCCCGAAGCT GTCACTTGGCTGGCTGATCGTGTCGGTGTCGGGGTGTACTTTAATCCGTTTGTCGAGTGGGGAGACAAG AGGATCAAGTATGGTGTGGTAGGGATGAAGGACCTGGTGATGGATGTCTTGACCTGGGACCAGTTCTACCTAAGTGGCCGACTGCAAAAACCT GTTCGTGTTCTTGTCGATGACTGGGATATAAGGAAAGTTAACACAGTCAATCTGAAAATGGCAACTTCAGCTTCTCTGCTTCTTTTGCCAGAAGAATTCACTGAG TATGACCTATACGCAAAAATTTGCAGCTTATCTTATATGGGTGACTTAAGGATGTTATTTGCAGAAGACAAAGATAAG GTCAAGAAGATTGTGGACGGTAGTTTCCAGCCATTTCAATTGATGTACAGACCCCTGATACGGGAGTATATTTCTGAAGGGATACTGAAGATGTCAGATTACAGACAACAAAAGGCTTTCAAGCag GACTGTGGTGTGAACACCTTCGTAATTATCAAAGATATATTTGCAGGACTGTGGTGTATCTGCAACGAACGAGCTGTTTTCTTCTCTCCCGTGTATGATCCAAAGGAGACTGCAAGGAAGATTCACATCAAATAG